TACGGAAAAAGCGTTTCCGATGCATACAGTTACGATCAGTCTGACCTTGTCCGGGCGGGAGACACGTACCGCGTTACGCTCAAAAAGACGAACACGGGTTATCATGCGATTTTCAAACGAACGATCGCGAGTGAAGATACTATAGAAGAATACATCATGTACGGCCCGGAAAAACTGCGCCAACTCGATGCGGATCACGTGTACGTCGGCTTTGCCGCAGCGCGCGGCTGCAACGTAACGGTCAGCGACGTGAGCATGAAAATTACCGATCCGGCGGCCGATCCGGCAGCACAGGAAGAACCGCCGGAATTGATTCCGCTCACGGTCAAAGTCGATTCGCCCTCGACGTATCATACGTCGAAATATCCGTTCGTTTTCACCTCGAACGCCGACGGACTGCTCACCGTAACGGATAAAAACGGCAAAACGCCCGTCAAAAATGCAAAAGTGAAAGCACTGATCGACTATAAAAAAACGATCAAAGTACCCGCCGGTCTGAACGATTATCAGATAACGTTCACGCCGGATCCCGATTTCCGCCCCGGAGAAAAACAGGCGATCGCCCAGTACAACGCCGAACTGAAAACGTACGAACAGGATTACAAATCGGTGTCAATAGTACACACGGTTATCAATAAATCGTACGGCCGGGCGGAATTGTACGCCGCGCCGGACGGCAGCGCGTTCGGCGACGGTTCGCCTGAAAACCCGCTTGACATTCAAAGCGCGCTCAATTACGTAAAACCCGGTCAGACCGTCGTGCTGAGCGGCGGCACGTATTATCCGACGCGCGGCATCATGATCGAACGGGGCAACAGCGGCGTTAAAAAATCGGCAAAAAACATCACGCGTAAAACGCTCCGCAGCGCGGACGGAACGCGCGCGATTCTCGATTTTACCTCGGCAGGCGCGGGGTTTCAGCTTTGGGGCGACTGCTGGCTTATCGAAGGCATCGACATCCGCAACACGCCGGGCAACGTCAAAGGGCTGCAAGTTGCCGGAAGCGACAACGTCGTGCGCAGAGTGAACACGTATTCGTGCGGCGACACGGGTCTCCAAATCAGCGGCGTCAGCAGCGAAACGTTTCCCAAATGGCCCGCGCGCAATCTGATTGAAAATTGCACGTCGTACGGCAATATCGATCCGGCGGCAAACAACGCGGACGGCTTCGCGGCCAAACTGACGTGCGCGGACGGCAACGTATTCCGCGGCTGTATCGCGTACGGCAACATCGACGACGGATGGGATCTGTTCGCCAAAATAGAATCCGGTCCCATCGGCGCGGTTCTGATCGAAAACTGCATCGCGTACAAAAACGGTTCGCTGCCCGACGGTTCCGGCAACGGAGACGGCAACGGCTTCAAGCTCGGCGGAGACGGAATCGCCGTTCCGCACGTACTGCGCAACAGTATTTCGTTCGGTAACGGTACGAGCGGCATTACGAGCAACTCGGATCCGGCGATTAAGCTTGAAAACGTTACGTCGTACGGAAACAAAGGCGCGAACATCAATTTGTACGGGAAAGGTAAAGAAACGGAACGGCAGTTCGCCGTTTCAAACAGTATTTCCATGGAAGGAATGAGCGCGGACGAATATAAGGAAATGCCTTCGCTCGCCGCACCCGGAAACTATTTCTGGAACGGCGCGCAAAGCCTGAACTCCGAAGGCCGGCAGCTGACACCGGACGTCTTCGTCAGTACCGATACGGACATCGTTCCGGTTCGGAAAGCCGACGGCTCGATCGACATGAAAGGGCTGCTCGAATTGACCGACGCGGCGCCCGCCGGAGTCGGCGCCCGATTCTGAGTTACGAAAGATTTACGAAACTGCGGACAGGCCGAAAAACCGCTGCGTTTTGCGGCCGGTTCGCGTTTTGCGGTCATTCCGCGTTTCCGCATTGCTTTTTACCGGCCGCAGTTATATACTATAATCATAGAAGAATCTGAGGCTGTAGCGGCGCGGCGCGAATACCCGCAATTCTGATGCGGAATCGCTCTCCGGTCGTTTCAGCCCGTACGAAAAACCGGAGGCACGTATGAGGAAAACGTATATCGGATTGGGAATACTTACGATCGTCATAGGACTGCTGATGCTGCTTTCCCCGAATTCATGGATAGCGGTTATGGTCATCATTTTGGGATCCGCTGCCATTTTGAATGGCGTATTCAACCTGTTTTATTTGAGGTCGATCATCGACGATCCGTATTACCGGAACGCGATCATCATTCGGGGCATTCTCAGCATCATCGTCGGACTGCTGGCAATCATACTGCCGCTCGCCATCGCCGGATTCGTTTGGACGGTTATGACGTACACGCTCGCCGTCTATCTGCTCGTTTCCGCAGGAATCGAAATCTATGCAGCACTGAAAATGAAAGCCGCCGGTATTCCGGTCAAACCGTATTACAGTGAAATCGTGGTGTCCGTCATTTTGGCAATCGTCCTGTTCATCATCAGCCCGTCGACGCTCGGTACGACGCTTATCCGTATCTGCGGCGTGCTGCTCATTCTGACAGGTATCGGCGTCATTTTCTGGGAGTGGAAGAACCGGAACTACGTTATCAATCCCGACAGCGTGGAAAACGCCGAATAAAAGGCAGCGGGCGGAGTTTGCAGGCAGCGCATCAAAGCGCACCAACGGCAGAGAATAACCAACGCGGTGATAGTGTCATTTGATACTATCACAATTATACGCAGCCGCCGTACGTAATTACCAATAAAACACGTGCGCTATATGGTCAGCTTACCGAAGCTCCCGATATCTGCCGGAGTATTTTGTTAGCCAAATACGGACTAATCTTCGCTTGATAAAAGCTACATCGTATTTTTTTGCCACTAAAAAAAACTTCTTTCCCAATTTAGAATTATGTAGTAAAATAATATCAT
This sequence is a window from Treponema brennaborense DSM 12168. Protein-coding genes within it:
- a CDS encoding fibronectin type III domain-containing protein, which produces MKRTASLFKRLCVWYCAAVVFFPLFAADRKPWDQTAVPVITAAQTLPDAPGTVELTCMLETSTDGADKGLAEMLDQSLNVVDSKPIGKTRRDEKKITFTPPKSGTYSFRVTALRTGEKEGLVSESVTVRFTLPLEKPAVQLLNAGGGALELSWSAVPEASSYVVRYTDVRTGTAAEKTAGSTTHAQLTGLTAGSTYAVSVAAVRGAGSASADVAYSDPIDKLIKNEREREWQFAWFGQSSSKDRNTMRMIDGNNLTFELNSCTFDPATQMIKDKGGKFTAFHDGISYYYTVIDPDTENFELTATFTVDYINITADGQEGFGILAMDSIGQNGVNAVNHYTNSAGVIATKFEKTINGVKKTSKDTLGARFVSGITGDVIALGDSGIAQYGKSVSDAYSYDQSDLVRAGDTYRVTLKKTNTGYHAIFKRTIASEDTIEEYIMYGPEKLRQLDADHVYVGFAAARGCNVTVSDVSMKITDPAADPAAQEEPPELIPLTVKVDSPSTYHTSKYPFVFTSNADGLLTVTDKNGKTPVKNAKVKALIDYKKTIKVPAGLNDYQITFTPDPDFRPGEKQAIAQYNAELKTYEQDYKSVSIVHTVINKSYGRAELYAAPDGSAFGDGSPENPLDIQSALNYVKPGQTVVLSGGTYYPTRGIMIERGNSGVKKSAKNITRKTLRSADGTRAILDFTSAGAGFQLWGDCWLIEGIDIRNTPGNVKGLQVAGSDNVVRRVNTYSCGDTGLQISGVSSETFPKWPARNLIENCTSYGNIDPAANNADGFAAKLTCADGNVFRGCIAYGNIDDGWDLFAKIESGPIGAVLIENCIAYKNGSLPDGSGNGDGNGFKLGGDGIAVPHVLRNSISFGNGTSGITSNSDPAIKLENVTSYGNKGANINLYGKGKETERQFAVSNSISMEGMSADEYKEMPSLAAPGNYFWNGAQSLNSEGRQLTPDVFVSTDTDIVPVRKADGSIDMKGLLELTDAAPAGVGARF
- a CDS encoding DUF308 domain-containing protein, translating into MRKTYIGLGILTIVIGLLMLLSPNSWIAVMVIILGSAAILNGVFNLFYLRSIIDDPYYRNAIIIRGILSIIVGLLAIILPLAIAGFVWTVMTYTLAVYLLVSAGIEIYAALKMKAAGIPVKPYYSEIVVSVILAIVLFIISPSTLGTTLIRICGVLLILTGIGVIFWEWKNRNYVINPDSVENAE